One genomic window of Tripterygium wilfordii isolate XIE 37 unplaced genomic scaffold, ASM1340144v1 ctg31, whole genome shotgun sequence includes the following:
- the LOC119994931 gene encoding probable terpene synthase 6, producing the protein MKIIYSIVLDVYHGFENELKKEGRSHLVSYAKDAMKELVRGDHLEAEWFHKRCVPPFDEYMETGLITITFRALLAPSFLGIDSVGADAFEWLKNSKILRASQAIGRLMNDTATRKVEQKLGHSASSLQCYMNENGVSEEEAIKYIREEVIESAWKDINEEQMRPNIVVPRELLMLVVNLARVAQSFYNVNDVYTNTTYSKEYVKTTFVEPFPI; encoded by the exons ATGAAAATTATCTATAGCATTGTGTTGGATGTTTATCATGGATTTGAGAATGagttgaaaaaagaaggaagatctcACTTGGTCTCTTATGCCAAGGATGCC ATGAAAGAATTGGTGAGAGGCGACCATCTCGAGGCTGAGTGGTTCCATAAACGCTGTGTTCCTCCATTTGACGAATATATGGAAACTGGATTAATCAcgatcacgtttcgtgcattgcTGGCACCTTCTTTTCTAGGAATCGACAGTGTAGGGGCAGATGCATTTGAATGGCTGAAAAATAGTAAGATTCTTAGAGCTTCACAAGCAATTGGTCGCCTCATGAACGACACAGCAACACGCAAG GTGGAGCAAAAGTTGGGACATTCTGCCTCCAGCTTACAGTGCTATATGAATGAAAATGGCGTCTCTGAGGAAGAAGCAATCAAATATATCAGGGAAGAAGTGATTGAGAGTGCGTGGAAGGATATAAATGAAGAACAGATGAGGCCAAATATCGTCGTCCCAAGGGAGCTTCTGATGCTTGTTGTTAACCTTGCACGCGTAGCACAATCGTTTTATAATGTTAACGACGTATACACAAACACAACATATTCAAAGGAATATGTCAAGACCACCTTCGTTGAGCCATTTCCCATATGA